A genome region from Solanum pennellii chromosome 12, SPENNV200 includes the following:
- the LOC107005521 gene encoding xyloglucan endotransglucosylase/hydrolase 2-like gives MSSKFSSTLLLLISILMSIQLLASAGNFYRDVDITWGEGRGKIQEGGRGLALSLDKLSGSGFQSKNEYLFGRFDMQLKLVPGNSAGTVTTFFLSSQGEGHDEIDFEFLGNVSGQPYTIHTNVYTQGKGNKEQQFHLWFDPTAAFHTYTIVWNPHRIVFLVDNSPIRVFNNHESMGIPFPKSQAMKVYCSLWNADEWATQGGRVKTDWALAPFTAYYRNINIDGCAVSSGASSCKSIGSTNNAKPWQTHELDGKGRNRLRWVQTKHMVYNYCADSKRFPQGFSAECKSSRF, from the exons ATGTCTTctaaattttcatcaacattgCTTCTTCTTATTTCAATACTAATGAGTATCCAATTACTAGCCTCAGCTGGTAATTTCTATAGAGATGTAGACATTACTTGGGGCGAAGGACGCGGTAAAATACAAGAAGGCGGTAGAGGCCTTGCCCTATCTCTTGATAAACTTTCTGGCTCTGGCTTTCAATCCAAAAATGAGTACCTTTTTGGAAGATTCGATATGCAACTTAAACTCGTCCCTGGAAACTCTGCTGGCACTGTAACAACTTTCTTC TTATCTTCACAAGGAGAAGGGCATGATGAGATCGATTTCGAGTTCTTAGGCAATGTCTCTGGTCAGCCTTACACTATCCATACCAATGTATACACACAAGGAAAAGGAAACAAAGaacaacaatttcatctttGGTTTGATCCAACTGCCGCGTTTCACACTTACACCATTGTCTGGAATCCTCATCGCATAGT GTTCTTAGTAGATAACAGTCCAATTAGAGTGTTCAACAACCACGAAAGCATGGGAATTCCATTTCCAAAGAGTCAAGCAATGAAAGTATACTGCAGTTTATGGAATGCAGATGAATGGGCAACACAAGGAGGCAGAGTGAAAACAGATTGGGCACTTGCACCATTCACTGCTTATTACAGAAACATTAACATTGATGGTTGTGCAGTATCATCAGGTGCCTCTTCATGTAAGTCCATCGGTTCAACAAACAACGCGAAGCCATGGCAGACACATGAACTTGATGGTAAGGGACGGAATAGACTACGATGGGTGCAGACCAAACACATGGTTTACAATTACTGTGCTGATTCTAAGAGGTTTCCTCAAGGCTTTTCTGCTGAATGCAAGAGTTCAAGATTTTAA
- the LOC107005473 gene encoding xyloglucan endotransglucosylase/hydrolase 2-like, giving the protein MSSKFSSTLLLLISILMSIQLLASAGNFYRDVDITWGEGRGKIQEGGRGLALSLDKLSGSGFQSKNEYLFGRFDMQLKLVPGNSAGTVTTFFLSSQGEGHDEIDFEFLGNVSGQPYTIHTNVYTQGKGNKEQQFHLWFDPTAAFHTYTIVWNPHRIVFLVDNSPIRVFNNHESIGIPFPKSQAMKVYCSLWNADEWATQGGRVKTDWALAPFTAYYRNINIDGCAVSSGASSCKSIGSTNNAKPWQTHELDGKGRNRLRWVQTKHMVYNYCADSKRFPQGFSAECKSSRF; this is encoded by the exons ATGTCTTctaaattttcatcaacattgCTTCTTCTTATTTCAATACTAATGAGTATCCAATTACTAGCCTCAGCTGGTAATTTCTATAGAGATGTAGACATTACTTGGGGCGAAGGACGCGGTAAAATACAAGAAGGCGGTAGAGGCCTTGCCCTATCTCTTGATAAACTTTCTGGCTCTGGCTTTCAATCCAAAAATGAGTACCTTTTTGGAAGATTCGATATGCAACTTAAACTCGTCCCTGGAAACTCTGCTGGCACTGTAACAACTTTCTTC TTATCTTCACAAGGAGAAGGGCATGATGAGATCGATTTCGAGTTCTTAGGCAATGTCTCTGGTCAGCCTTACACTATCCATACCAATGTATACACACAAGGAAAAGGAAACAAAGaacaacaatttcatctttGGTTTGATCCAACTGCCGCGTTTCACACTTACACCATTGTCTGGAATCCTCATCGCATAGT GTTCTTAGTAGATAACAGTCCAATTAGAGTGTTCAACAACCACGAAAGCATCGGAATTCCATTCCCAAAGAGTCAAGCAATGAAAGTTTACTGCAGTTTATGGAATGCAGATGAATGGGCAACACAAGGAGGCAGAGTGAAAACAGATTGGGCACTTGCACCATTCACTGCTTATTACAGAAACATTAACATTGATGGTTGTGCAGTATCATCAGGTGCCTCTTCATGTAAGTCCATCGGTTCAACAAACAACGCGAAGCCATGGCAGACACATGAACTTGATGGTAAGGGACGGAATAGACTACGATGGGTGCAGACCAAACACATGGTTTACAATTACTGTGCTGATTCTAAGAGGTTTCCTCAAGGCTTTTCTGCTGAATGCAAGAGTTCAAGATTTTAA